From the genome of Gemmatimonadota bacterium:
CCTTGTTGAAGACGCCGTCCTGGAACCGGTTGGCAAGATCGCTGCCATACCGTCGGTACCGATCGAGGGTAGCATCGAAGTCGATGATCGCGCCTTCATCCGCTACGGTTAGTACCGCGCTCATGGGTGTCTGTTTTACCCCTGCCGGGAGAAGCAGACGCGGCGGTTCGACGCCTTCCCCGCGCCCGGTCCGCAAGTAACCTGATCAAGCCTCCAGGGGCTTCCAGAGACCGACGAAGGTACCCTCGTTGTCCGCAATCCAGGCAAAGTGCCCCATGCCCGGCACCTCGGTCGGCGGGACGATGGAAGACCCGCCCAGTTCCTCGGCCTTCGCAATGTATGCATCGAGATCGTCGACTTGCACGTAGACCAGCGTGTAGTTGTGCGGCTCATGGCCGAGTGCCGAAATATGCCCGCTGATCCCCGTGTCATCCTCGGGGACGATCATGGAGGCATGCTCGTGCGACTCCATCTTCCATCCGAACAGGTCGCTGTAGAAGGCCTGCGTTTCCTGGCGGTCTTTGCATCCGATCTCGAAATGCACGACAGGGTTCGCCATGTTGCTTCCCTCCCTTGTAGTGGTGCGCGGTCTGGCGGCTGCGGACTGCTTTGCCGCGAGGTACAGTGACTGCGTACGGCTTCTGCCGCGTGATACATTGCTGCGTGGACTTCTGCCGCGGTGGTACAAGTGGCCGCGATATGTTCTGCCGCGTGATACGGTGGTTGCGAACTACTTTCTGTACTTGTCGTGAAGCCCGTGTCCCGCCAGAATCATGGGCATGATCTTCTCGATGCGCCGGCTCCTGGTTTCCTCCCGTTTCGCCTCGGCGATGTGATCGGCGTACTCGCGTCGCTTTCCGAGGGAGAGCGCGTCGAACCGCTCGCGAGCGTCGTGATGTTCCGACAGTGCCCTGGCCAGTTCATCGGGTATCTGAAGGGGCTTGTTTCGGTCCGCCTTGATCTCTCTTCCCTGTCTCTGGTTTTCGATCGCTTCTTTTACGTATGCGCGAAGAAGGCCTTCGTCGATCTCGTCTTCGCTCCGGAGCCGCCACTGCCGCATGGCCTTCGTCCTGCCTTCCTGCGCGTTGACCAGCACGCCGCGTTCGTCGCGAAGCAGCGCGCCCTGGTGGAACCAGATGCCGACGAAATCCTTGAACGCGACCAGACCCACCAGGTTCTTGCCATTCAAGGTGTAGCACGGCGCGCCCCACTTGACCGTCTCTTCCAGGCCGGACTCGTTCATTACGGCGCGCAGACGGTCCAGCAAGGGCCTCCATTCCCCGTGGCCCGCCAGGTAGTCCGATACGGTCTTGAATCGTTGCAACTTATGTCCTTTCGCAGATCGACCGGCTTTTAAGAAGCCGGCCGGAGCGCTGATTGACCATACCAGGGATCGGGACCGTTCCCGAGATCGCGACCATACCCTGGATTGCGACACTTCCTAGGACCGAGGCACTTCTGTAGGATCACCCCTATGCGGACTGGGCGTCAAGGCATTTCCGAACAGGTTGAGCCGGCCTGATATGGCGGTTTCCACGTCCAGGTCGTACGCCTGGGCGACGGTTTTGACGATGGGCCGGATCTGTTTGTCGACGTAATGGGCGTAGTCGATGGGGGAGGTAAGCTGTCCTTCCGGCTGCGGACCATCCCTTGTGACCACGTATCGAATCACCCCGGTCGGGTTTTCCATGAGGCTCGCGGCCTTGACGTGCGGCGGAACCGAGCGCGTGTAGGACGCGACCGGTTTGCGAAGGTTCTTCCTGTACACAAGCAGGTCATCCTTGCGCCCGGACTGAACCGCGTGGACCCAGCGGAAGATCTCTTCCTCGATCTCGACGCCGGGCACTTCGTGAAACACGCGGTCGAGCAGG
Proteins encoded in this window:
- a CDS encoding VOC family protein, which codes for MANPVVHFEIGCKDRQETQAFYSDLFGWKMESHEHASMIVPEDDTGISGHISALGHEPHNYTLVYVQVDDLDAYIAKAEELGGSSIVPPTEVPGMGHFAWIADNEGTFVGLWKPLEA
- a CDS encoding YdeI/OmpD-associated family protein, translated to MQRFKTVSDYLAGHGEWRPLLDRLRAVMNESGLEETVKWGAPCYTLNGKNLVGLVAFKDFVGIWFHQGALLRDERGVLVNAQEGRTKAMRQWRLRSEDEIDEGLLRAYVKEAIENQRQGREIKADRNKPLQIPDELARALSEHHDARERFDALSLGKRREYADHIAEAKREETRSRRIEKIMPMILAGHGLHDKYRK